In Flavobacterium gelatinilyticum, a genomic segment contains:
- a CDS encoding RHS repeat domain-containing protein: MFNLIVKSSFRFLFSVFFLCIVSSSNAQNTEGFLPNITPPSPVAGELGKYGNVPVGLFTGAPNLSIPLLNFKTKNLESPISLSYGSNGIKVDEVASNVGLGWNLIFGGVITRTVRDQNDDNQRMVYPPDDMPNPSPDDRLQFYRAAGQEFADTEKDIYSFNFNGNSGKFIYDKNNVPVLVNNQKIKIERTGTNNADFLLTTANGIRYYFTEKETTAFRSQGAGHSIISASVTAWYLTQLVHPNGSVISLVYENTFMDYTASNSQTLTMAFTPGQTGCGRDFYVKAPTLSGIVAHEMSVVGKRIKKIYSNNSKEGYITFTYFTGGINAEVEGDCKIETLTHYNESNQVIEKVSFNYLKTANGRVFLQNFTFLDPSKKYSFEYINQSNFPKRLSASQDHWGYYNGKSNSNLIPKNISGYGVTIDETQYSGADKEPYADFAKTGMLSKVIYPAKGYTEFDYEGNTYWGEQTTYPARKSDNYVRGTDDNDDTPVVYTMTSPIDQRVEMYGLVTYVSPNGPPKYDKDGNIIPDPLDTGHDIASVLLKCRDCTSSGGSFFTYSQFGTQVSHSPYNFIRRESNIFYFNAKAGKTYEFHFFKGGINTKASLKATYYATAPVKTDTNIPTGGVRIKTTKDFSGTGIAAGYKRYYYGPKDDLNHSSGNKGKMPLYMDKSVRRVNCPPGDGQMGTACWFADYEDLVVSSSSIISLFDTGSSNCFYKYVTVSEGGDNFENGGEMKEFKIHRDVDGALIVGNVDIKSAPLTNLGWDNGLELKSQIFKKKASGDGFITIAESENTYKLDPSYGGEVRSFSVRKNFNDPCGVAQYAENLSIVEYKTKLYWHYLEYSISKKYDLDGLNPVETQTVYKYGNPSHIQLTSQSTKSSLKENLETRYYYPHDLLSEPFVSEMIAGNRIDTPLKTETYRGTVKQSEQKTVFGKDASTADLLLPKFIYTAKAAAALEKKITFGKYDEKGNILEYTPENGTPVSIIWGYNKTQPIAKIENALYSQAASYAANLQDKSDTKTETELKEALGLFRTALPNAMITTYTYKPLVGVSTVTDPKGQTTTYTYDDFGRLDVVKDAKGNILSENQYRYKQ, translated from the coding sequence ATGTTTAATTTAATTGTAAAGAGTTCATTTAGGTTTTTGTTCTCTGTGTTCTTTCTATGTATAGTATCTTCCTCTAATGCGCAGAATACCGAAGGTTTTCTACCCAATATTACACCCCCGTCTCCTGTTGCGGGCGAATTAGGTAAATACGGGAATGTTCCCGTGGGGTTATTTACGGGAGCACCCAATCTCTCAATCCCGCTGCTTAATTTTAAAACAAAAAATTTAGAGTCTCCCATTTCGCTTTCTTATGGCTCAAACGGGATCAAAGTTGACGAAGTAGCTTCAAACGTAGGTTTGGGATGGAATTTGATTTTTGGAGGTGTTATTACCCGTACAGTAAGAGATCAGAATGATGATAACCAGCGAATGGTTTATCCGCCGGATGACATGCCCAATCCATCGCCTGACGATAGATTACAGTTTTACAGGGCTGCCGGACAGGAATTTGCTGATACTGAAAAAGATATCTACTCTTTTAATTTTAATGGCAATTCCGGGAAATTTATCTATGATAAAAATAATGTTCCGGTATTGGTTAACAATCAAAAAATTAAGATCGAAAGAACCGGAACAAATAATGCTGATTTTTTATTAACAACTGCTAATGGAATCAGGTATTATTTTACAGAAAAAGAAACTACTGCTTTTAGAAGTCAGGGAGCGGGACATTCAATTATTAGTGCAAGTGTAACAGCTTGGTATTTAACCCAGCTGGTCCATCCTAATGGTTCAGTAATTAGTCTGGTGTATGAGAATACCTTTATGGATTATACAGCATCTAATTCGCAGACCCTTACAATGGCTTTTACACCGGGGCAGACCGGTTGCGGCAGGGATTTTTATGTTAAAGCCCCTACTCTCAGCGGTATTGTGGCTCACGAAATGTCAGTTGTAGGAAAAAGAATAAAAAAGATATACAGTAATAACAGTAAAGAAGGTTATATCACTTTTACCTATTTTACCGGAGGTATTAATGCAGAAGTAGAAGGAGACTGTAAAATAGAAACCCTTACTCACTATAATGAGAGTAATCAGGTAATTGAAAAAGTAAGTTTCAATTATCTAAAAACTGCAAATGGCCGTGTTTTTCTTCAAAACTTTACCTTCTTGGACCCTTCAAAAAAATATAGTTTTGAATATATAAACCAATCGAATTTCCCAAAAAGACTTTCTGCCAGTCAGGATCACTGGGGGTATTACAATGGTAAAAGTAATAGCAATTTGATACCTAAAAATATTAGTGGTTACGGAGTAACCATTGATGAAACACAGTACAGTGGAGCTGATAAAGAACCGTATGCAGATTTTGCAAAAACAGGAATGTTAAGTAAAGTTATCTATCCTGCCAAGGGATATACTGAATTTGATTATGAAGGCAATACGTATTGGGGAGAACAAACCACTTATCCTGCCCGAAAAAGTGATAATTATGTTAGAGGAACTGATGATAATGATGATACTCCGGTAGTTTATACCATGACCTCTCCAATAGACCAAAGAGTAGAAATGTACGGTCTTGTCACTTATGTAAGTCCCAACGGACCTCCAAAATATGATAAGGACGGAAATATAATCCCTGATCCTTTAGATACTGGACATGATATTGCTTCCGTACTGCTTAAGTGTAGAGATTGTACTTCTTCCGGCGGTTCATTTTTTACTTACAGCCAGTTTGGAACTCAGGTTAGTCATTCGCCATATAATTTTATAAGAAGAGAAAGTAATATTTTTTATTTTAATGCGAAAGCAGGAAAAACATATGAATTTCATTTTTTCAAAGGAGGGATCAATACTAAAGCAAGCTTAAAGGCGACGTATTACGCAACAGCTCCTGTTAAAACGGATACTAATATTCCAACAGGAGGTGTACGTATTAAAACAACCAAAGATTTTTCGGGTACAGGAATAGCAGCAGGATACAAAAGATACTATTACGGACCTAAGGATGATCTGAATCACTCATCCGGCAATAAAGGGAAAATGCCTTTGTACATGGATAAATCTGTGAGAAGAGTTAATTGTCCGCCCGGAGACGGACAGATGGGGACAGCTTGCTGGTTTGCAGATTACGAGGATCTTGTGGTAAGTTCCAGTAGTATAATTTCTTTGTTTGATACCGGAAGCAGCAATTGTTTTTATAAATATGTGACCGTAAGCGAAGGAGGAGACAACTTCGAAAATGGAGGAGAAATGAAAGAATTTAAAATTCACAGAGATGTCGACGGTGCTTTGATTGTAGGTAATGTAGATATTAAAAGTGCGCCACTAACCAATCTTGGCTGGGATAACGGTCTTGAATTAAAGTCACAAATATTTAAGAAAAAAGCATCCGGAGATGGCTTTATCACTATAGCAGAGAGCGAAAATACGTATAAACTTGATCCTTCGTATGGAGGAGAAGTTAGGTCTTTTTCAGTACGTAAAAATTTTAATGATCCCTGCGGTGTTGCTCAGTATGCAGAAAATTTGAGTATAGTAGAATATAAAACAAAACTGTACTGGCATTATTTAGAATACTCAATCTCAAAAAAATACGATCTTGACGGATTAAACCCTGTTGAAACCCAAACGGTTTATAAATACGGTAATCCAAGCCATATCCAGCTTACTTCGCAGAGCACCAAATCATCTTTAAAAGAGAATCTGGAAACCCGATATTATTATCCTCATGATCTTCTTTCGGAACCTTTTGTATCAGAAATGATTGCAGGGAACCGAATCGATACCCCGCTGAAAACAGAAACCTACAGAGGAACTGTAAAACAGTCTGAACAAAAAACAGTTTTTGGCAAAGATGCCTCAACAGCAGATTTGTTACTGCCAAAATTTATTTATACAGCCAAAGCTGCAGCGGCATTAGAGAAAAAAATCACCTTTGGCAAATATGATGAAAAAGGCAATATCCTTGAATATACTCCGGAGAACGGCACGCCTGTATCGATAATCTGGGGCTATAATAAAACCCAGCCTATTGCCAAGATAGAAAATGCGCTTTACAGCCAGGCTGCTTCTTACGCAGCTAATTTACAGGATAAATCAGATACAAAAACAGAAACCGAACTAAAAGAAGCCCTCGGTCTGTTTAGAACAGCACTGCCCAATGCCATGATTACAACCTATACTTATAAACCGCTTGTCGGGGTAAGCACCGTTACAGATCCTAAAGGCCAGACTACAACCTATACCTATGATGATTTTGGCCGTCTTGATGTTGTAAAAGATGCCAAAGGCAATATCCTTTCAGAAAACCAGTACCGTTACAAACAATAA